In one Parvibaculum sp. genomic region, the following are encoded:
- a CDS encoding MFS transporter, protein MAEAAAGNGRMTREERRVIFASSLGTVFEWYDFYLYGSLAAIISVQFFSGVNPTAGFIFALLAFAAGFAVRPFGAIFFGRLGDLVGRKYTFLITIVIMGVATFIVGLLPNYATIGFAAPAILIGLRLLQGLALGGEYGGAAIYVAEHAPHAKRGSYTAWIQTTATLGLFLSLLVILTCRLSMDKESFESWGWRIPFLLSIVLLGISVWIRLKLNESPLFQKMKEEGTLSKAPLKESFGEWRNLKIVLIALIGLTAGQAVVWYTGQFYALFFLTQVLKVDGQMANILIGVALLLGVPFFVVFGALSDRIGRKPIIMAGCLLAALTYFPLFSALTYFANPALEEAQRMSPVVTVADARECSFQFNPVGTAAFTTSCDVAKSALARRGIPYSNRRAEAGATAYIAVGDIHVASFDATGDEDGSARAAFDAALSDALAQAGYPASADPDAINTPMVVLVLFVLVLYVTMVYGPIAAMLVELFPTRIRYTSLSLPYHVGNGWFGGFLPTVAFAIVAASGNIYSGLWYPVIIAAITFVVGMIFVPETKDRSIHP, encoded by the coding sequence ATGGCTGAAGCGGCGGCGGGTAACGGGCGTATGACGCGCGAGGAGCGGCGGGTGATTTTCGCCTCGTCGCTCGGAACGGTTTTCGAGTGGTACGATTTCTACCTCTACGGATCGCTCGCCGCGATCATCTCGGTGCAGTTCTTTTCGGGCGTCAACCCGACGGCGGGCTTCATCTTCGCGCTGCTGGCCTTTGCCGCCGGCTTTGCCGTCAGGCCCTTCGGCGCCATTTTCTTCGGGCGGCTCGGCGACCTCGTCGGCCGTAAGTACACGTTTCTGATCACGATCGTCATCATGGGCGTGGCGACGTTCATCGTCGGCCTGCTGCCCAATTATGCGACGATCGGCTTTGCCGCGCCGGCGATCCTGATCGGGCTGCGCCTGCTGCAGGGGCTGGCGCTTGGCGGGGAATATGGCGGGGCGGCGATCTATGTCGCCGAGCATGCGCCGCATGCGAAGCGCGGAAGCTATACGGCATGGATCCAGACGACGGCGACGCTCGGGCTCTTCCTGTCGCTGCTTGTCATCCTCACCTGCCGCCTGTCGATGGACAAGGAAAGCTTCGAAAGCTGGGGCTGGCGCATTCCTTTCCTGCTGTCGATCGTGCTTCTCGGCATTTCGGTCTGGATCCGGCTGAAGCTCAACGAGTCGCCGCTGTTCCAGAAGATGAAGGAAGAGGGCACATTGTCGAAAGCGCCGCTGAAGGAGAGCTTCGGCGAGTGGCGCAACCTGAAGATTGTGCTGATCGCACTGATCGGCCTGACCGCCGGGCAGGCAGTCGTCTGGTACACGGGCCAGTTCTACGCGCTGTTCTTCCTGACGCAGGTGCTGAAGGTCGATGGACAGATGGCCAACATCCTGATCGGCGTGGCGCTGTTGCTCGGTGTGCCGTTCTTCGTCGTTTTCGGCGCGTTGTCCGACCGTATCGGACGCAAGCCGATCATCATGGCGGGCTGCCTGCTGGCTGCGTTGACGTACTTCCCGCTCTTCTCCGCTTTGACATACTTCGCCAACCCGGCGCTTGAGGAAGCGCAACGCATGTCGCCGGTCGTCACCGTCGCCGATGCGCGCGAATGTTCGTTCCAGTTCAACCCCGTCGGCACCGCCGCCTTCACGACCTCCTGCGATGTCGCGAAAAGCGCGCTGGCCCGGCGCGGCATACCCTACAGCAACAGACGCGCCGAGGCCGGCGCGACAGCCTATATCGCGGTCGGCGACATTCATGTCGCCTCGTTCGATGCGACGGGCGATGAAGACGGCTCGGCCCGGGCGGCATTCGATGCGGCTTTGTCGGATGCGCTGGCGCAAGCCGGCTACCCGGCGTCCGCCGATCCCGACGCCATCAACACACCAATGGTCGTGCTGGTTCTCTTCGTGCTGGTTCTTTATGTGACGATGGTTTACGGCCCCATCGCCGCGATGCTGGTGGAACTTTTCCCGACGCGCATTCGCTACACGTCGCTGTCGCTCCCCTATCACGTCGGCAATGGATGGTTCGGTGGCTTTCTGCCGACGGTCGCCTTTGCCATCGTCGCGGCGAGCGGCAACATCTATTCGGGGCTCTGGTATCCGGTCATCATCGCAGCGATCACATTTGTCGTCGGCATGATCTTCGTGCCGGAAACGAAAGACCGCAGCATTCACCCGTGA
- a CDS encoding NUDIX hydrolase, with amino-acid sequence MTNLTKMGGSDSVPAPREPGAEHDPAFSRRVPTGDNLPRDICDRCGFIHYVNPKVVVGSVVSFEGRILMCRRAIEPRKGFWTLPAGFMEQGETAEEGARREAREEANAEIVLKDLLAVYSIPRIAQVQLMYRAELADPSFSAGEESLEVALFSWDEIPWEELAFPSVHWALTQYRSIEGQPSIMPFSNPEGETGNLFPRRPR; translated from the coding sequence ATGACGAATTTGACGAAAATGGGCGGTTCGGACAGCGTCCCGGCGCCGCGAGAACCCGGCGCCGAACACGATCCGGCATTCAGCCGCCGCGTACCAACCGGGGACAATTTGCCGCGCGATATCTGCGACCGCTGCGGCTTCATCCATTATGTGAACCCGAAGGTAGTGGTCGGCTCGGTTGTGTCGTTTGAAGGCCGCATCCTGATGTGCCGCCGCGCCATCGAGCCACGCAAAGGCTTCTGGACGCTGCCCGCCGGATTTATGGAACAAGGTGAAACGGCGGAGGAAGGTGCGCGGCGCGAGGCGCGGGAAGAGGCCAATGCGGAGATCGTGCTGAAGGATCTGCTCGCCGTCTATTCGATCCCGCGCATCGCGCAGGTGCAGTTGATGTACCGCGCCGAGCTTGCCGACCCGTCCTTTTCGGCGGGCGAGGAAAGCCTGGAGGTCGCGCTCTTCTCCTGGGACGAAATTCCGTGGGAAGAACTTGCTTTCCCCAGCGTCCACTGGGCGTTGACGCAATACCGGTCGATCGAAGGTCAGCCCTCGATCATGCCATTCTCCAATCCGGAAGGCGAAACGGGGAATCTGTTTCCGCGGCGGCCCCGCTAG
- a CDS encoding MarR family winged helix-turn-helix transcriptional regulator — protein MAARKSTGSFDLESSLSHLLRRAQQFAYDQFVQQMGGNALTPRQFIVLFAVEEEEGLSQTDLVNRTGIDRSTLADMISRMIKNGLLARRRTAEDARANAVRLTAAGRRALKGAMPKALAAERALLEALPKSVQSDLLKALGHLNSAIEGMKAEEAEPKKPAKRATRKPARKTAAKKPAARRKKS, from the coding sequence ATGGCAGCCAGAAAGTCGACCGGAAGTTTCGATCTCGAGAGCTCATTGAGCCATCTGCTGCGTCGCGCGCAGCAATTCGCCTACGACCAGTTCGTTCAGCAGATGGGCGGAAACGCGCTGACGCCGCGTCAGTTCATCGTGCTGTTTGCGGTCGAGGAAGAAGAAGGCCTGAGCCAGACCGATCTCGTCAACCGCACCGGCATCGACCGTTCGACGCTGGCCGACATGATCAGCCGCATGATCAAGAACGGTCTTCTTGCCCGCCGCCGCACCGCCGAAGACGCGCGCGCCAACGCCGTCCGCCTTACCGCCGCCGGCCGCCGCGCGCTGAAAGGCGCGATGCCCAAGGCGCTCGCCGCCGAGAGGGCGCTGCTCGAAGCGCTGCCGAAATCCGTGCAGTCGGATCTGTTGAAGGCGCTCGGCCACCTCAACAGCGCCATCGAAGGCATGAAAGCGGAAGAAGCGGAGCCGAAGAAGCCGGCAAAGCGCGCCACCCGCAAGCCCGCCCGAAAGACGGCGGCAAAAAAGCCGGCCGCCCGCCGCAAGAAGAGCTGA
- a CDS encoding DsbE family thiol:disulfide interchange protein — protein sequence MKVPFRLAALVPVAIFLLLAGFFFVAIYRGDPSRVPSALIGRYVPEFELPPVPGLDMPGLATADFGAGTPVIVNVWGSWCIPCRTEMPLLVELRRLADVPLYGINYKDDPAAARRFLAEFGNPFDRIGRDAAGRASIEWGVYGVPETYVVDGNGRIALKHVGEVTPEAIAGEILPALRAARHAAPPGN from the coding sequence GTGAAAGTGCCGTTCAGACTTGCAGCCCTGGTGCCCGTCGCCATCTTTCTGCTGCTTGCCGGATTTTTCTTCGTCGCGATTTATCGCGGCGATCCCTCGCGCGTTCCATCGGCGCTGATCGGGCGTTATGTGCCCGAGTTCGAGCTTCCGCCGGTTCCGGGGCTCGACATGCCGGGTCTCGCAACGGCCGATTTCGGCGCGGGTACGCCGGTCATCGTCAATGTCTGGGGCTCGTGGTGCATTCCCTGCCGGACCGAAATGCCGTTGCTGGTCGAACTTCGACGGCTTGCCGATGTGCCGCTCTACGGCATCAATTACAAGGACGACCCCGCGGCCGCGCGTCGTTTTCTCGCCGAGTTCGGCAATCCCTTCGATCGCATCGGTCGCGATGCGGCGGGGCGGGCTTCGATCGAATGGGGCGTTTACGGCGTGCCGGAGACTTATGTCGTCGACGGCAATGGGCGCATCGCGCTCAAGCATGTCGGCGAAGTGACGCCCGAGGCGATTGCCGGGGAGATCTTACCTGCGTTGCGGGCGGCACGGCATGCCGCACCGCCCGGCAACTGA
- the ccmD gene encoding heme exporter protein CcmD has protein sequence MEEFFHMGGYAAYVWTVYALGVVVPLALAVHSIADYRRQARLVEALEGEAGGRVRRAARPEQDR, from the coding sequence GTGGAAGAATTTTTCCATATGGGCGGTTATGCGGCCTATGTCTGGACGGTCTATGCGCTTGGGGTTGTCGTGCCGCTGGCGCTTGCTGTCCACAGCATCGCCGACTACCGGCGGCAGGCGCGGCTGGTCGAGGCACTTGAAGGCGAGGCTGGCGGGCGCGTCCGCCGCGCCGCGCGTCCGGAACAGGACCGGTGA
- a CDS encoding heme ABC transporter permease, producing MSPMTSLSASQRLQAFANPARFMALSARLLAPLWVVSLGLLCIGLYYALVASPPDYQQGETVRIMYVHVPSAWLAMFGYSLMAAASAVALIFRHPLADLCAKSAAPIGAAFTFLALVTGALWGKPMWGAWWVWDARLTSVLILFFLYLGYMALWAAIEEPARAARAAAVLALVGAINVPIIRYSVVWWNTLHQPASVFRMDGPTIAPEMLLPLALMALGFTFFFVTLLLVRMRAEILRHRVRTLRLARAAAGAED from the coding sequence ATGAGCCCCATGACAAGCCTTTCGGCCTCGCAGCGGCTTCAGGCCTTCGCCAATCCGGCGCGCTTCATGGCGCTGTCGGCGCGGCTGCTTGCGCCATTATGGGTGGTTTCGCTCGGGCTTCTCTGCATTGGCCTTTACTACGCACTCGTCGCCTCGCCGCCGGATTATCAGCAAGGCGAAACGGTGCGCATCATGTATGTGCATGTGCCGTCGGCGTGGCTTGCGATGTTCGGCTATTCGCTGATGGCGGCCGCCTCCGCCGTGGCACTGATCTTTCGCCATCCGCTGGCCGATCTCTGTGCGAAATCCGCCGCGCCCATCGGTGCCGCCTTCACCTTCCTTGCGCTGGTTACCGGCGCGTTGTGGGGCAAGCCGATGTGGGGCGCCTGGTGGGTGTGGGACGCGCGGCTGACATCTGTGCTGATCCTGTTTTTTCTCTATCTCGGCTACATGGCGCTCTGGGCGGCCATCGAAGAGCCGGCGCGCGCGGCGCGCGCGGCCGCGGTGCTGGCGCTGGTCGGCGCGATCAATGTGCCGATCATTCGCTACTCGGTCGTCTGGTGGAACACGCTGCATCAACCGGCCTCCGTGTTCCGCATGGACGGACCGACGATTGCGCCGGAAATGCTGTTGCCTCTGGCGCTGATGGCGCTCGGTTTCACGTTCTTCTTCGTGACGCTGCTGCTTGTGCGCATGCGGGCGGAGATATTGCGTCATCGCGTGCGGACGTTGCGGCTGGCCCGCGCCGCCGCAGGCGCGGAGGATTGA
- the ccmB gene encoding heme exporter protein CcmB: MTRAFFALIGRDLRLAARIGGGGGMAVFFFLVVVAVVPLGVGPDLNLLARIAPGMLWVALLLSSLLTLDRLFQADYEDGSLDLLAMGRLPLELVAAAKATGHFLTTGLPLVVAAPLLGLMLNLEVSAFPALMLAMLAGAPALSFLGIIGAGLTVGIRRGGLLASLLVLPFYIPVLIFGVAAARAALFGFPDGVAGQSLTLLCAVALASLVLGPVAAAAALRANLR; encoded by the coding sequence ATGACCCGCGCCTTTTTCGCCCTGATCGGCCGCGACCTCCGGCTTGCCGCGCGCATCGGCGGCGGTGGTGGCATGGCGGTGTTCTTTTTTCTGGTCGTCGTTGCGGTGGTGCCGCTCGGCGTCGGCCCCGATCTCAACCTCCTCGCGCGGATTGCGCCGGGCATGTTGTGGGTGGCGTTGCTGCTCTCGTCCCTGCTGACGCTCGACCGGCTCTTCCAGGCGGATTACGAGGACGGGTCGCTCGATCTGCTGGCGATGGGGCGGCTGCCGCTGGAACTCGTCGCGGCCGCCAAGGCGACCGGCCATTTCCTGACGACCGGATTGCCGCTGGTCGTCGCGGCGCCGCTGCTCGGGCTGATGCTCAATCTGGAGGTCTCGGCGTTTCCGGCGCTGATGCTTGCGATGCTTGCCGGTGCGCCCGCCTTGAGTTTTCTCGGCATCATCGGCGCCGGCCTGACGGTCGGCATCCGGCGCGGTGGCCTGCTCGCCTCGCTGCTGGTGCTGCCCTTCTATATTCCCGTGCTGATTTTCGGCGTCGCGGCGGCGCGGGCGGCGCTTTTCGGCTTCCCGGACGGCGTCGCCGGGCAGAGCCTGACGTTGCTTTGCGCCGTTGCGCTGGCAAGCCTCGTTCTCGGACCGGTTGCGGCGGCGGCGGCATTGCGCGCCAATCTCCGTTGA
- the ccmA gene encoding heme ABC exporter ATP-binding protein CcmA produces the protein MRLTASNLACVRGGRIVFEGLSFSVAAGAALVLTGPNGSGKSSLLRQAAGLLDIASGTFALEGGDPELTLAEQAHYLGHLDALKPAMTVVETLRFWAAWLGGDAAANVPAALESMGLAPLADLPVGYLSAGQKRRLALARFVATPRPIWLLDEPTVALDAASIERLGAVMRAHLAGGGIIVGATHLDLGLAGAQTLRLGAEAAA, from the coding sequence TTGCGGCTCACGGCATCGAACCTTGCCTGCGTGCGAGGCGGCCGGATCGTTTTTGAGGGCCTGTCCTTTTCAGTCGCGGCGGGCGCGGCGCTGGTGCTGACCGGGCCCAACGGCAGCGGCAAGTCGAGCCTGCTCCGGCAGGCCGCCGGTCTGCTCGATATTGCGTCGGGCACGTTTGCGCTGGAAGGCGGCGATCCCGAGCTGACGCTGGCCGAACAGGCACATTATCTCGGCCATCTCGATGCATTGAAGCCGGCGATGACGGTTGTCGAGACGTTGCGTTTCTGGGCGGCGTGGCTGGGGGGCGACGCGGCTGCAAATGTTCCGGCCGCGCTCGAGAGCATGGGGCTCGCGCCACTTGCCGATCTTCCGGTCGGCTATCTGTCGGCCGGACAAAAGCGCCGGCTGGCGCTGGCGCGTTTCGTCGCGACGCCGCGCCCGATCTGGCTGCTCGACGAACCGACGGTTGCGCTCGATGCCGCAAGCATCGAACGGCTCGGCGCCGTCATGCGGGCGCATCTTGCCGGTGGCGGCATCATTGTCGGCGCCACGCATCTCGATCTCGGACTTGCCGGGGCGCAGACGCTGCGTCTCGGGGCGGAGGCGGCAGCATGA
- a CDS encoding crotonase/enoyl-CoA hydratase family protein — MTEVIVEKNGPVTTVILNRPHAKNAVDRAAAERLAAAFLEFERDETALVAVFCGAEQTFCAGADLKAVSTGGGNRVVPPATGAGFSRLADDGPMGPSRMILNKPVIGAIAGYAVAGGLELALWCDMRVVEEDAVMGVFCRRWGVPLIDGGTIRLPRLIGHARAIDLILTGRGVGAEEALQMGLANRVVPKGRARAEAEQLALEISRFPQLCLRNDRMSAYEQWDLPYDLAFANEFEHGRKVLASGETQKGAARFAAGKGRGGSFDDI, encoded by the coding sequence GTGACAGAGGTCATCGTCGAGAAAAACGGTCCGGTGACGACCGTGATCCTCAACCGTCCGCATGCGAAGAACGCGGTCGATCGCGCGGCCGCCGAGCGGCTTGCAGCCGCCTTCCTCGAATTCGAGCGGGACGAGACGGCGCTTGTCGCCGTGTTCTGCGGTGCGGAACAAACCTTCTGCGCGGGCGCCGATCTCAAGGCCGTCTCGACGGGGGGCGGCAATCGCGTTGTGCCGCCCGCGACCGGCGCCGGTTTCAGCCGCCTTGCCGATGACGGGCCGATGGGTCCGTCGCGAATGATTCTCAACAAACCGGTTATCGGCGCCATTGCCGGCTATGCGGTGGCTGGCGGGCTCGAGCTCGCGCTCTGGTGCGACATGCGCGTGGTGGAAGAAGACGCGGTGATGGGTGTTTTCTGCCGGCGCTGGGGTGTGCCGCTGATCGATGGCGGAACGATCCGCCTGCCGCGTCTGATCGGCCACGCCCGCGCGATTGACCTGATCCTGACCGGACGCGGCGTCGGCGCCGAGGAGGCGTTGCAGATGGGGCTTGCCAATCGTGTCGTGCCGAAGGGCCGGGCGCGCGCGGAGGCCGAACAGCTGGCGCTCGAGATTTCGCGTTTTCCGCAGCTCTGCCTGCGCAATGACCGTATGTCGGCCTATGAGCAATGGGATCTTCCCTACGATCTCGCCTTTGCCAACGAGTTCGAGCACGGGCGCAAGGTGCTGGCGTCCGGCGAAACGCAAAAAGGGGCGGCCCGCTTCGCGGCCGGCAAGGGACGGGGCGGAAGTTTTGACGACATCTGA
- the acnA gene encoding aconitate hydratase AcnA produces MLKVGKRSYTYFSLPHAEKNGLDGISRLPFSMKVLLENLLRFEDGRTVTADDVKAVKTWLKTRTSDREIAYRPARVLMQDFTGVPAVVDLAAMRDAVKNLGGNPKKINPLVPVDLVIDHSVMVDKFGTPTAFKENTDIEYQRNRERYEFLRWGSKAFDNFRVVPPGTGICHQVNLEYLAQTVWTKKDGKEEVAYPDTCVGTDSHTTMVNGLAVLGWGVGGIEAEAAMLGQPVSMLIPEVIGFRLTGKLNDGVTATDMVLTVTEMLRKKGVVGKFVEYYGPGLDHLALEDRATIANMAPEYGATCGFFPVDGETLKYLRATGRSDERVALVEAYAKAQGMFREKGMADPVFTDTLALDLSTVVPSLAGPKRPQDRVSLTDVKTNFLGALGGEFGKPGQSKARVPVEGRDFDLGHGDVVIAAITSCTNTSNPSVLVAAGLVARNARKRGLKVKPWVKTSLAPGSQVVTDYLTKSGLQDDLNAMGFDLVGYGCTTCIGNSGPLPTEISQAINQHDLVASSVLSGNRNFEGRVSPDVKANYLASPPLVVAYALAGSTQIDLTTEPLGTGSDGQPVYLKDIWPSAKDVAETVRTCVTRDMFRKRYANVFDGDADWQSIKVTGGLTYDWDGASTYVQNPPYFVGLQPEPAPLSDVTDARILGLFADSITTDHISPAGNIKVKSPAGAYLNSKQVGAQDFNSYGARRGNHEVMMRGTFANIRIKNQMLKGIEGGLTRLQPEGVEMPIYDAAMEYKRRGMPLVIFAGKEYGTGSSRDWAAKGTMLLGVKAVVAQSFERIHRSNLVGMGVAPLQFLGDMSWQSLGLDGSETVSIEGLAHVKPRTKVKAVIAFKDGAKQTIELLCRIDTQDEVEYYENGGILPYVLRNLAA; encoded by the coding sequence GTGCTGAAGGTCGGCAAGCGCAGCTACACCTATTTCAGCCTTCCCCATGCCGAGAAGAACGGCCTCGACGGCATTTCGCGCCTGCCCTTCTCGATGAAGGTGCTGCTCGAAAACCTGCTGCGCTTCGAGGACGGCCGCACCGTGACGGCGGATGACGTCAAGGCCGTGAAGACATGGCTGAAAACGCGCACCTCCGATCGCGAAATCGCCTATCGACCGGCCCGCGTGCTGATGCAGGACTTCACCGGCGTACCCGCCGTCGTCGACCTCGCGGCGATGCGCGACGCGGTGAAGAATCTCGGCGGCAATCCGAAGAAGATCAATCCGCTGGTGCCCGTCGATCTCGTCATCGACCATTCGGTGATGGTCGACAAATTTGGCACGCCGACGGCCTTCAAGGAAAACACCGACATCGAATATCAACGCAACCGCGAGCGCTACGAGTTCCTGCGCTGGGGCTCCAAGGCCTTCGACAATTTCCGCGTCGTGCCGCCGGGAACCGGCATCTGCCATCAGGTCAATCTCGAATATCTGGCACAGACCGTCTGGACGAAAAAGGACGGCAAGGAAGAGGTCGCCTATCCCGACACCTGCGTCGGCACCGACAGCCACACCACGATGGTGAACGGCCTTGCGGTTCTCGGCTGGGGCGTTGGCGGCATCGAGGCCGAAGCCGCGATGCTCGGCCAGCCGGTGTCCATGCTGATCCCCGAAGTCATCGGCTTCCGTCTGACCGGCAAGCTGAACGACGGCGTGACCGCAACCGACATGGTGCTGACCGTCACCGAAATGCTGCGCAAGAAGGGCGTGGTCGGAAAGTTCGTCGAATATTACGGACCCGGCCTCGACCATCTCGCGCTCGAAGACCGCGCGACGATCGCCAACATGGCGCCCGAATATGGCGCCACCTGCGGCTTCTTCCCGGTGGACGGCGAAACGCTGAAATATCTCCGCGCCACCGGCCGTTCGGACGAGCGCGTCGCACTGGTCGAGGCGTATGCCAAGGCGCAAGGCATGTTCCGCGAAAAGGGCATGGCCGACCCCGTCTTCACCGACACGCTGGCGCTCGACCTTTCGACGGTCGTGCCGAGCCTGGCCGGTCCGAAGCGCCCGCAAGACCGCGTCTCGCTGACCGACGTCAAGACCAACTTCCTCGGCGCGCTCGGCGGCGAGTTCGGCAAGCCCGGCCAGTCGAAGGCGCGCGTGCCGGTCGAGGGCCGCGATTTCGATCTCGGTCACGGCGACGTCGTCATCGCCGCCATCACCTCCTGCACCAACACCTCGAATCCGAGTGTGCTGGTGGCCGCCGGCCTCGTTGCCCGCAACGCGCGCAAGAGAGGCCTCAAGGTGAAGCCGTGGGTGAAGACCTCGCTGGCGCCCGGTTCGCAGGTCGTCACCGACTATCTGACCAAGTCGGGCCTGCAGGACGACCTCAATGCGATGGGCTTCGATCTCGTCGGCTATGGCTGCACGACCTGCATCGGCAATTCCGGGCCGCTGCCGACCGAGATCAGTCAGGCGATCAACCAGCACGATCTCGTGGCCTCCTCGGTGCTGTCGGGCAACCGCAACTTCGAGGGCCGCGTCTCGCCGGACGTGAAGGCGAACTATCTGGCCTCGCCGCCGCTGGTCGTCGCCTATGCGCTGGCCGGTTCGACGCAGATCGACCTGACGACCGAACCGCTCGGCACCGGCTCGGACGGGCAGCCGGTCTATCTGAAAGACATCTGGCCTTCGGCGAAAGACGTCGCCGAGACGGTGCGCACCTGCGTGACGCGCGACATGTTCCGCAAGCGCTACGCCAATGTCTTCGACGGCGATGCCGACTGGCAGAGCATCAAGGTGACAGGCGGCCTCACCTATGACTGGGACGGCGCGTCGACCTATGTGCAGAACCCGCCCTACTTCGTCGGCCTGCAGCCCGAACCCGCGCCGCTGTCCGATGTGACCGATGCACGGATCCTCGGCCTCTTCGCCGACTCGATCACCACCGACCACATCTCGCCCGCCGGCAACATCAAGGTGAAGAGCCCGGCCGGCGCCTACCTGAATTCCAAGCAGGTCGGTGCGCAGGACTTCAATTCCTATGGCGCCCGGCGCGGCAATCACGAAGTGATGATGCGCGGCACCTTCGCCAATATCCGCATCAAGAACCAGATGCTGAAGGGGATCGAAGGCGGCCTGACCAGGCTGCAGCCCGAAGGCGTCGAAATGCCGATCTACGACGCGGCGATGGAATACAAGCGCCGCGGCATGCCGCTCGTCATCTTCGCCGGCAAGGAATACGGCACGGGCTCGAGCCGCGACTGGGCGGCAAAGGGCACGATGCTGCTCGGCGTCAAGGCCGTCGTCGCCCAGAGCTTCGAGCGCATCCACCGTTCGAACCTGGTCGGCATGGGCGTTGCGCCGCTGCAGTTCCTCGGCGACATGAGCTGGCAATCGCTCGGCCTCGACGGTTCGGAAACCGTCTCGATCGAAGGTCTTGCCCATGTGAAGCCTCGCACCAAGGTGAAGGCGGTCATCGCCTTCAAGGACGGTGCGAAACAGACGATCGAGCTTCTCTGCCGCATCGATACGCAGGACGAAGTCGAATACTACGAAAATGGCGGCATCCTGCCCTACGTCTTGCGGAACCTCGCGGCCTAG
- a CDS encoding DUF1223 domain-containing protein: protein MLLRLVIALALGLSLASAARADTRPVVVELFTSQGCSSCPRADAYLRELAGRDDVIALSFAVDYWDFLGWKDTLASPAFTKRQRAYAKTLGLSGVYTPQIVVDGVAEGVGSRRAEIEEHIAEQGATPLPVPLHFTDDGTALTLHVGAGAKPERAATLWLVRYAKEETVEIRRGENRGKTMTYTHAVRGLMPVGMWDGSATTVTLPKTEMLMQGYEGCVALLQMRDGGPILGAARIDLAAAVEAEAPAR from the coding sequence ATGCTGTTGCGCCTCGTGATCGCGCTTGCGCTCGGCCTGTCGCTCGCATCCGCCGCCCGCGCCGACACGCGCCCGGTGGTGGTCGAACTTTTCACGAGTCAGGGCTGCTCGTCCTGCCCCAGGGCCGATGCCTATCTGCGCGAACTCGCGGGGCGCGACGACGTGATCGCGCTTTCCTTCGCGGTCGACTACTGGGACTTCCTCGGCTGGAAAGACACGCTGGCAAGCCCCGCCTTCACCAAACGCCAGCGCGCCTATGCGAAGACGCTGGGACTTTCCGGCGTCTATACCCCGCAGATCGTCGTCGACGGCGTCGCCGAGGGCGTGGGCAGCCGGCGCGCTGAAATCGAGGAGCATATCGCCGAACAAGGTGCGACACCGCTGCCGGTTCCCTTGCACTTCACCGACGACGGCACCGCGCTGACGCTCCATGTCGGAGCGGGCGCCAAACCGGAGCGCGCCGCCACGCTTTGGCTGGTGCGCTATGCAAAAGAGGAAACCGTCGAAATCCGGCGCGGCGAGAACCGCGGCAAGACCATGACCTACACACATGCGGTGCGCGGGCTGATGCCGGTCGGTATGTGGGACGGGAGCGCCACGACGGTGACGCTGCCGAAGACGGAGATGCTGATGCAGGGTTATGAAGGCTGCGTCGCGCTGCTGCAGATGCGCGACGGCGGACCCATTCTCGGCGCGGCGCGCATCGATCTTGCCGCCGCCGTGGAAGCGGAAGCGCCGGCGCGCTAG